From Caloranaerobacter ferrireducens, the proteins below share one genomic window:
- a CDS encoding zinc-binding dehydrogenase, which translates to MKKGCPYGTHRVVEPKGVLPQPALKIDNNMEIYDNEILIDVQTLNIDSASFTQIKEEAGGDIEKIKEIMMNIVNTRGKHQNPVTGSGGMLIGTVEKIGPALEGKTNLKVGDKIATLVSLSLTPLRIDEILEVRKDIDQVDIKGKAILFESGIYAVIPDDIPENLALSVLDVAGAPAQTAKLVKPGDTVLVIGGAGKSGMLCLYEAKKRVGVTGKVICLGYSQASIDRVKKAGLADYYIKADATNAVEVMEKIKEVTNGEMVDITINCVNVPNTEMASILATKDDGLIYFFSMATSFTKAALGAEGVGKDVTMIIGNGYTKGHAEIALQIMRESEDLRKIYEELYA; encoded by the coding sequence AAATTGATAATAACATGGAAATTTACGACAACGAAATATTAATTGATGTACAAACATTAAACATAGACTCTGCAAGTTTTACACAAATTAAGGAAGAAGCGGGTGGAGACATAGAAAAAATTAAAGAAATAATGATGAATATAGTTAATACAAGAGGTAAACATCAAAACCCTGTAACAGGTTCTGGCGGTATGTTAATCGGTACAGTTGAAAAAATAGGACCAGCTCTAGAAGGAAAGACAAATCTTAAAGTTGGAGATAAGATAGCTACATTAGTATCATTATCATTAACTCCTTTAAGAATAGATGAAATACTAGAAGTAAGAAAAGATATTGATCAAGTAGATATAAAAGGAAAAGCAATACTATTTGAAAGTGGTATTTATGCTGTAATACCAGATGATATACCAGAAAATCTTGCATTATCTGTATTAGATGTTGCTGGTGCACCAGCTCAAACTGCAAAATTAGTTAAGCCTGGTGATACAGTATTAGTTATAGGTGGAGCAGGTAAGTCTGGTATGTTATGCTTATATGAAGCTAAGAAAAGGGTTGGAGTAACTGGTAAAGTAATTTGTTTAGGATATAGTCAAGCAAGTATAGATAGAGTTAAGAAAGCAGGATTAGCAGATTATTATATTAAAGCAGATGCAACTAATGCTGTTGAAGTTATGGAAAAGATTAAAGAAGTTACAAATGGAGAGATGGTGGATATAACTATAAACTGTGTAAACGTTCCTAATACTGAAATGGCAAGTATATTAGCGACAAAAGATGATGGTTTAATCTATTTCTTTAGTATGGCTACTAGCTTTACTAAAGCAGCATTGGGAGCAGAAGGGGTAGGAAAAGATGTAACTATGATTATAGGAAATGGATATACAAAAGGTCATGCAGAAATTGCTCTTCAAATAATGAGAGAAAGCGAAGATTTAAGAAAAATATATGAAGAGTTATATGCGTAA
- the ablA gene encoding lysine 2,3-aminomutase: MVNFRDIELWKNVTDEEWNDWRWQVKNRITNVEDLKKIINLTEEEERDIRETLKKFRMGITPYYASLMDKDDPKCPVRMQAVPTIMETHTSSADMLDPLHEDTDSPVPGLTHRYPDRVLLLITDQCSMYCRHCTRRRFAGHQDAAMPMDRIEAAIEYIRKTPQVRDVLLSGGDALLVSDERLETIIKKLREIPHVEVIRIGSRTPVVLPQRITDDLVNMLKKYHPIWLNTHFNHPKEITEESRRAIEKLANAGIPLGNQSVLLRGVNDCVHVMRKLVHELVKIRVRPYYIYQCDLSMGIEHFRTSVSKGIEIIEGLRGHTSGYAVPTFVVDAPGGGGKIPVMPNYVVSMSPNKVILRNFEGVITTYTEPEDYKSECNCSVCRGEKEHKLTGVAGLLQGNDIALEPTKLERRERAENR; encoded by the coding sequence ATGGTAAATTTCAGAGATATTGAACTTTGGAAAAATGTAACAGATGAAGAATGGAACGATTGGAGATGGCAGGTAAAAAATAGAATTACAAATGTTGAAGATCTTAAGAAAATTATAAACTTAACAGAAGAAGAAGAAAGAGATATAAGAGAAACATTAAAGAAGTTTAGAATGGGTATAACGCCTTACTATGCTTCTCTTATGGATAAGGATGACCCTAAATGTCCTGTTAGAATGCAAGCAGTACCTACAATAATGGAAACTCATACGAGTTCAGCAGATATGTTAGATCCATTACATGAAGATACAGACTCACCAGTTCCAGGCTTGACTCACAGGTATCCTGATAGAGTGCTTTTACTTATAACAGACCAATGTTCTATGTACTGCAGACATTGTACAAGAAGGAGATTTGCAGGGCATCAAGATGCAGCAATGCCAATGGATAGAATTGAAGCAGCTATCGAATATATTAGAAAAACACCTCAAGTAAGAGATGTTCTTTTATCAGGCGGAGATGCTTTGTTAGTGTCAGATGAAAGATTAGAAACTATTATTAAAAAGTTAAGAGAAATACCTCATGTTGAAGTAATACGTATAGGTTCACGTACTCCTGTTGTATTACCGCAGAGAATTACAGATGACCTAGTTAATATGCTTAAGAAGTATCATCCAATTTGGTTAAATACACACTTCAACCATCCAAAAGAAATTACAGAGGAGTCAAGAAGAGCTATAGAAAAACTAGCTAATGCAGGTATACCATTAGGTAACCAATCTGTATTACTAAGAGGTGTAAATGACTGCGTACATGTAATGAGAAAGTTAGTTCATGAATTGGTTAAAATTAGAGTAAGACCTTATTATATATATCAGTGTGACCTTTCTATGGGTATAGAGCACTTTAGAACTTCAGTTTCAAAAGGTATAGAAATTATCGAAGGTTTAAGAGGACATACTTCAGGTTATGCTGTACCTACATTTGTTGTAGATGCTCCTGGCGGCGGAGGAAAAATACCTGTAATGCCTAACTATGTAGTATCTATGTCTCCTAACAAGGTGATTTTAAGAAACTTTGAAGGAGTTATAACAACTTATACTGAGCCTGAAGATTATAAATCTGAATGTAATTGTTCTGTATGTAGAGGGGAAAAAGAGCATAAACTTACAGGTGTAGCTGGTCTTTTACAAGGCAATGATATAGCCCTTGAACCAACTAAGCTAGAGAGAAGAGAAAGAGCGGAAAATAGATGA
- a CDS encoding MutS-related protein yields MSFLLDDETKKIIGFNYVINQIKVITPFGCQLKEKLKPYMPGEEDILRDELDKVETLINLIRNNGKEFIRIKGLLEHFKDLSNSVKNTVKGNTLTLVELFEIKNFVFLLKKLNEEILKLNFDIPSDMRIRRIEKLERLLDPRNEGIMTFYIYEEYSDRLKEIRENKKKLKESIKCEKRKIRGKIKKDLKLNVNLKGEVTVLKDDTELIEKIEKYPFLTYSSETYMNIKYVIKSTPVIDSLEKELDNVKRMEEEEEFKVRKELSKEIGGFSDALLSNMNAIGKLDLTIAKAYMAIDIDGVKPKIKNEHSINIIDGRHIEVEDFLKEKGKSFTPISIKLSEGVTCITGANMGGKTVTLKLIALLSVMAQYGLFIPCRGMELGLNGFIHVSIGDLQSVDRGLSTFGGEISKLKVALNRKDNRGLILLDELARGTNPEEGYAISKAIVNFLKDSKSITVITTHYDNVANSDDVVHLQVIGLANVNYDELKQRLLKDKIDGIEVVSQYMDYRLKRVTNKSQVPRDAINIARLMGLDEEILKNAEEILGAGY; encoded by the coding sequence ATGAGTTTTTTATTGGATGATGAAACAAAAAAGATAATAGGTTTTAATTATGTGATAAACCAAATAAAAGTAATAACTCCATTTGGTTGTCAATTAAAAGAGAAATTAAAACCATATATGCCGGGAGAAGAGGATATATTAAGGGACGAACTAGATAAAGTAGAAACTTTAATAAATTTAATTAGAAATAATGGCAAAGAGTTTATTCGTATTAAAGGACTTCTTGAGCATTTTAAAGATTTAAGTAATTCGGTTAAAAATACAGTTAAAGGAAATACTTTAACATTAGTAGAATTGTTTGAGATAAAAAACTTCGTTTTTCTTTTAAAAAAGCTTAATGAAGAAATTCTAAAGCTAAATTTTGACATACCTTCAGATATGAGGATTAGGAGAATTGAAAAGCTAGAACGCCTATTAGACCCACGAAATGAGGGTATAATGACATTTTATATATATGAGGAATATTCAGATAGACTTAAAGAAATCAGAGAGAACAAGAAGAAGCTTAAAGAAAGTATAAAGTGCGAAAAGAGAAAAATAAGGGGAAAAATAAAAAAAGACTTAAAGCTTAACGTGAATTTAAAAGGAGAAGTTACTGTATTAAAAGATGATACTGAATTAATAGAAAAAATTGAAAAATATCCTTTTCTAACTTATTCTTCTGAGACTTATATGAATATTAAATATGTAATTAAATCGACTCCAGTAATTGATAGTTTAGAGAAGGAGCTAGATAATGTTAAACGTATGGAAGAAGAGGAAGAATTTAAGGTTAGAAAAGAGCTGTCAAAAGAAATAGGTGGATTTAGTGATGCTTTATTAAGTAATATGAATGCTATTGGAAAATTGGACTTAACAATTGCAAAAGCATATATGGCAATTGATATTGATGGAGTTAAACCTAAAATTAAAAATGAACATTCAATAAATATAATAGATGGAAGGCATATTGAAGTAGAGGATTTTCTTAAAGAAAAGGGAAAATCATTTACTCCAATAAGCATTAAATTGTCAGAAGGTGTTACATGTATTACTGGAGCCAATATGGGAGGTAAGACTGTTACTCTTAAACTTATTGCATTATTGTCTGTAATGGCACAATATGGCTTATTTATTCCTTGTAGAGGAATGGAACTAGGGCTTAATGGATTTATACATGTATCTATAGGCGATTTGCAGTCTGTTGATAGGGGGCTAAGTACATTTGGTGGAGAGATAAGTAAGCTTAAAGTTGCATTAAATAGAAAGGATAATAGAGGACTTATTTTATTAGATGAACTTGCGAGAGGAACAAATCCAGAAGAAGGATATGCGATATCTAAAGCAATAGTTAATTTTCTGAAAGATAGTAAAAGTATAACGGTAATAACTACACATTATGATAATGTAGCAAATTCGGATGATGTGGTTCATCTCCAAGTAATAGGTCTTGCTAACGTTAATTATGATGAATTAAAACAGAGGCTTTTGAAAGATAAAATAGATGGTATTGAAGTTGTAAGTCAGTATATGGATTATAGATTAAAAAGGGTAACTAATAAAAGTCAAGTTCCTAGAGATGCAATAAATATAGCAAGATTGATGGGGCTTGATGAAGAGATACTAAAAAATGCTGAGGAGAT